AAAAGGACGTGAGCGTCACTTCGTCCGGCGTAACGGCCGCCACATGCTTGAAGGCCTGTGAATCGGTGACAACAAGCCGCGGTGGCTGCTTTAAATTGGCAAGGGCATCGGCCAGCTGCGTCTCTTTGACCACCACCGCGATGGCGTCTTGGTCAATAACATCTCGGATTGCCTGCACTTGCGGCAGAATAAGCCGGCCTTTGGGTGCCGCGGAATCGATGGGCGTTACCAGTACGACGGTATCGCCGCTGGCGATAAGGTCGCCAAGAATCGGCGGTCCTTCCCAGTTGTCCGGTGCATGTTTAATCATCTGCCGTTTGAGTTCTTCTACCCCTTGCCGGGTTTTAGCGCTTACGGCTACCATCGGTATCGCTAACCGTTTGGCCCAGTCCAGCGTTTCTGCTGCCGCCGGCTGGCCGGTATCAATCTTATTCACCACGCCGATGACCGGAATTTGCCGCTTTTTAAGTTCGGCAACCAACCGCTCTTCCCACTCGGAAACCCCTGCTGCCTGGTCGATTACCACCAGGGCCTGGTCGGTCTTATTGAGAACTTGCAGCGTGCGTTCAACGCGGAGCGCTCCCAGTTCACCTTCATCGTCGATGCCGGCCGTATCAATAATGACCACCGGTCCGATTGGCAGTATTTCCATAGCCTTGTAGACAGGGTCAGTCGTCGTCCCCGGCACATCAGAGACGAGAGCGATATTTTGATTGGTCAAAGCGTTAATGAGACTGGACTTACCGGCATTACGCCGTCCGAAGATGGCGATATGCATTCTTGCTCCCCGTGGTGTGTCTTGCATAAATATCCTCCTTATTATTCCCTGTTTGGCCGATTTTACCAATAGAAATTTAGTGATTAAAACCGCAGAGGACACGGAGGAATATTTTTTACTTTAATCTTTAGCGCGAGGGATATCGCGCTCTCTCCGCGGTTGAATAACGGTTTTCATGCTTTTGTGGTGCCAATTTATTGGCGTGAATATCTCCGCGGTTCTCTCCCCTTATCACTTTTCCTTTATTACTTTCTCTTTGCCCCTTTCCCTTACCAATGTTTCACATGAAACAATTATTCTTATACAACGATTGGTCCCTGGCGGCGGGTTACTGCCGCCTGTTGGTGCGCTTCAGACAAAATATCGAGAATACGATCCAAATCCTCCATACTGTAAAACTCAATTTCAATCTTGCTCTTCATCTTACCTGGCTTGATTTTTACTTGCGTCCCCAAGAGCAATTTTAACCGATCCTCGGCTTCCGCCACAAAAAATTCCTTTTTCTCTGGCTGCGACTGTTTTTTCTTGCGCGGCGCGCTGCTGAGACGTTTAACCAATTCCTCTGCATCGCGCGCCGATAAATCTTCGGCGATAATCATCTCCGCCGCCTCAATTTGCAATTCCTCTTTATCCAAAGCCAATAATGGCCTGGCCTGGCCCACCGTCAATGTTCCACGTGAAACATGGTCCTGCACCGCCGGAGCCAGATTCAAAAGCCGCACCATATTGGCGATCAGCGACCGGCTGCGGCCAATCTTGCGAGCCACTTCCTCCTGCGTCAACCCAAACTCATCCATTAATCGCCGGTAAGCGTTCGCTTCTTCAATAGGATTCAAGTCTTGGCGCTGCAGATTCTCGATAAGGGCGATTTCCGTCATTTCCGCGTCGGTATAATCCCGTACAACCGCGGGAATGGTCTTCAGTCCGGCCATCTGGGAAGCCCGCCACCGCCGCTCGCCCGCTACCAGCTCATATCCGTTCATGGTTTTGCGAACGACAATGGGCTGCACAACCCCGTACTGCCGGATTGATTGGGCCAGTTCTTCG
The sequence above is drawn from the Thermosinus carboxydivorans Nor1 genome and encodes:
- the hydF gene encoding [FeFe] hydrogenase H-cluster maturation GTPase HydF, with protein sequence MQDTPRGARMHIAIFGRRNAGKSSLINALTNQNIALVSDVPGTTTDPVYKAMEILPIGPVVIIDTAGIDDEGELGALRVERTLQVLNKTDQALVVIDQAAGVSEWEERLVAELKKRQIPVIGVVNKIDTGQPAAAETLDWAKRLAIPMVAVSAKTRQGVEELKRQMIKHAPDNWEGPPILGDLIASGDTVVLVTPIDSAAPKGRLILPQVQAIRDVIDQDAIAVVVKETQLADALANLKQPPRLVVTDSQAFKHVAAVTPDEVTLTSFSILFARYKGDLETLTAGAKAIDRLKPGDRVLIAEGCTHHRQKDDIGTVKIPRWLQQKVGGELKFEWVSGGNFPTDLEQYQLIVHCGACMLNRREMLYRLAVAREKGVPIVNYGVLIAYVHGILPRALMPFPAARRVLEDK
- a CDS encoding ParB/RepB/Spo0J family partition protein codes for the protein MTKARGLGRGLDALFPAAPASDDEPVNEIAIKEITPNRFQPRRTFDPEALEELAQSIRQYGVVQPIVVRKTMNGYELVAGERRWRASQMAGLKTIPAVVRDYTDAEMTEIALIENLQRQDLNPIEEANAYRRLMDEFGLTQEEVARKIGRSRSLIANMVRLLNLAPAVQDHVSRGTLTVGQARPLLALDKEELQIEAAEMIIAEDLSARDAEELVKRLSSAPRKKKQSQPEKKEFFVAEAEDRLKLLLGTQVKIKPGKMKSKIEIEFYSMEDLDRILDILSEAHQQAAVTRRQGPIVV